A region of Actinomycetota bacterium DNA encodes the following proteins:
- a CDS encoding AarF/ABC1/UbiB kinase family protein produces the protein MPDLPKGAIRRSAKFASLPAAYAGRAALGFGKRVGGKSAESVAADIQQRTAEQLFKVLGELKGGAMKFGQAMSIFEAAMPEEFAAPYRETLTKLQDSAPPMDASRIHEILEQELGSDWRFRFASFDDVPAAAASIGQVHKAKWHDGRIVAVKVQYPGADKALTADLNQIGRLGKMMSAAIPGMDIKPLIDELKARMIEELDYLKEADNQREFANAYEGDPDVVVPHVVVSSPHVLVSEWVDGIALSAVIANGTQEERDFAGTQYIRFLLAGPMRVGLLHADPHPGNYRITPEGLFCALDFGAVARLPTGLPIALGTLLRVADMGDAATVMEGLRAEGFIKQNTNLDPQQLLSYLDPFVEPSRHESFTFTREWMRGQFSRINDYRDPDFTIGLKINLPPEYALIHRVWLGGIGVLCQLDATVPMRAELEKWVPGYLPD, from the coding sequence ATGCCGGATCTTCCCAAGGGCGCAATCAGGCGAAGTGCGAAGTTCGCCTCCCTGCCTGCTGCCTATGCCGGTCGTGCGGCACTTGGATTCGGCAAACGCGTTGGTGGCAAGAGTGCAGAGTCGGTCGCCGCCGATATTCAGCAGCGCACCGCCGAACAGCTCTTCAAGGTGCTGGGCGAGCTCAAGGGCGGGGCGATGAAGTTTGGCCAAGCAATGAGCATCTTCGAGGCAGCGATGCCCGAGGAGTTCGCTGCTCCGTATCGCGAAACATTGACCAAATTGCAGGATTCAGCGCCGCCAATGGACGCCTCCCGCATTCACGAAATCCTCGAACAGGAATTGGGCTCGGATTGGCGCTTTCGCTTTGCGAGCTTCGATGACGTTCCCGCTGCTGCGGCCTCCATCGGCCAGGTGCACAAAGCGAAGTGGCACGACGGTCGGATCGTTGCCGTCAAAGTGCAATACCCCGGTGCTGACAAGGCGCTTACAGCCGACCTCAATCAGATCGGTCGCCTTGGCAAGATGATGTCGGCCGCGATTCCCGGGATGGACATCAAGCCACTTATCGACGAACTCAAGGCGCGCATGATCGAGGAGTTGGACTACCTCAAGGAAGCCGATAATCAACGCGAGTTCGCCAACGCCTACGAAGGTGACCCTGATGTAGTCGTTCCGCATGTAGTTGTCAGCTCGCCGCATGTGCTCGTCAGCGAATGGGTGGATGGCATTGCACTATCCGCCGTGATCGCAAATGGCACACAAGAGGAACGCGACTTCGCCGGAACGCAGTACATCCGCTTCTTGCTCGCCGGACCTATGCGCGTGGGGCTGTTGCATGCCGATCCGCACCCAGGCAATTACCGCATCACCCCCGAAGGCTTGTTCTGTGCCTTGGACTTCGGCGCTGTAGCTCGACTCCCAACTGGCCTTCCGATCGCCTTGGGAACCCTTCTTCGCGTGGCTGACATGGGCGATGCCGCCACCGTGATGGAAGGGCTGCGGGCTGAAGGCTTCATAAAGCAGAACACCAATCTTGATCCTCAGCAACTGTTGAGTTACCTGGATCCCTTTGTGGAACCGAGCAGACACGAGAGCTTCACCTTCACTCGCGAATGGATGCGCGGTCAGTTCAGTCGCATCAATGACTACCGCGATCCTGATTTCACCATCGGCTTGAAAATCAATCTGCCACCGGAATACGCCTTGATCCATCGAGTGTGGCTCGGCGGTATCGGTGTGCTGTGCCAGCTCGACGCAACAGTGCCAATGCGCGCTGAGTTGGAGAAGTGGGTACCGGGCTACCTGCCGGATTAA
- a CDS encoding UPF0182 family protein, whose amino-acid sequence MSFNFPGSRDRSTSPTQERRRRGGVLIPTIVILGVIVVGFVIFTGFYTDLLWFESVDKASVFTVQLVTKVLLFLVFGGFMAVALLLVMWWSWKSRPEFRAMTPEQASLDRYRDAIDPYRGRLAIGLAIVMGLFAGLAASSEWDTYLQFRNSTDFGITDPQFGMDLSFFTFTLPFIQYILGFGFAVLALAFIAAVIVQYLYGGLRLQPKGDRATPGAQTQISILIALILFLKAISYWFDRFALDTQSQSLVVGFTGLKYTDVHAVLPSLNILTFVSLIVGVLFLVNAFRRAWVIPLIGLGLMVLTGIVVGVLYPLFVQQFQVRPSELVKEQPYIARNIDATRDAYDVSSAEVNDYPGTVAPPTSKVLAASQGTLSNIRLLDPAVVSPTYNQLQQIRGYYSFNDTLDIDRYPLDKRTRGAVVAVREINLNGISEGQRNWTNDRTVYTHGYGFVAAYDNTAQSTGQPDFFASNIPPAGVLQAKQPRVYFGENSPSYSIVGAPEGQAPVELDYPDDASATGQKNYTYQGGGGVAMGSFFDRLLFATKFQDSNIILSDLVNSDSRILFDRDPLTRVSKVAPWLTLDQDPYPIVADGGIKWVVDGYTTSNNYPYSSRVSLSDATSDSLTTRTLGNGITPIDQINYMRNSVKAVVDAYDGTVTLYAWDAKDPVLQTWMKAFPDTVEPRSAMTPEVLAHVRYPQDVFKVQRTILSRYHVTDPVTFYNGTDVWIVPFDPTISPAQVFQPPYYLTLQMPGQLAPAFSLTSTFAPSRRQTLAGFMAVSSDPLKDYGKIRVLQLPSNTTIPGPQQVQNTFESDPLVSSQLSLLRRGGSEVELGNLLSLPFNDGLLYVEPVYLRAASDGFPLLQKVLVGYGQNVAMEDTLVAALNKVFSISPDSGVNAIPNRSDISPGDTATPSPTPSATANGTAESQLSEALSDAQKAYDAGLAALANGDFTSYDQAQKRLAAALKRAATAQAKITGKTNTT is encoded by the coding sequence GTGTCCTTCAATTTTCCCGGTTCCCGTGATCGCTCCACTTCGCCTACCCAGGAGCGCCGACGCCGTGGTGGAGTGCTCATCCCGACCATCGTCATTCTTGGCGTCATCGTCGTTGGTTTCGTCATCTTCACCGGCTTCTACACAGATCTCCTTTGGTTTGAGTCGGTAGACAAGGCTTCGGTTTTCACCGTTCAGCTCGTCACCAAGGTGCTGCTCTTCCTTGTGTTCGGTGGCTTCATGGCAGTCGCACTGCTGCTGGTGATGTGGTGGTCGTGGAAGTCGCGGCCAGAGTTCCGAGCAATGACTCCGGAGCAGGCAAGCCTGGATCGTTACCGCGATGCAATCGATCCGTATCGAGGTCGGCTGGCCATTGGGCTTGCGATTGTCATGGGCTTGTTCGCTGGCTTGGCGGCTTCATCGGAGTGGGACACGTATCTTCAGTTCCGCAACTCAACCGACTTCGGCATCACTGATCCTCAGTTCGGTATGGATCTCTCCTTCTTCACGTTCACCCTGCCATTCATTCAGTACATCCTCGGTTTTGGATTTGCTGTGCTGGCACTTGCATTCATCGCAGCGGTGATCGTGCAGTACTTGTACGGAGGCCTGCGCCTCCAGCCCAAGGGCGACCGTGCGACACCTGGTGCTCAAACGCAGATCTCAATTCTGATCGCATTGATTCTGTTCTTGAAGGCCATTTCCTATTGGTTTGATCGCTTCGCTCTTGACACCCAAAGCCAGTCGCTCGTCGTCGGTTTCACTGGATTGAAATACACCGATGTGCATGCTGTCTTGCCATCACTCAATATCTTGACTTTCGTTTCATTGATCGTCGGTGTGCTCTTCTTGGTCAACGCCTTTCGACGTGCCTGGGTGATCCCGCTCATCGGCCTTGGCCTGATGGTGCTGACAGGCATCGTTGTCGGGGTTCTCTATCCGCTGTTCGTACAGCAGTTCCAGGTTCGTCCAAGCGAATTGGTCAAAGAGCAGCCGTACATCGCGCGCAACATTGATGCCACCCGCGATGCATACGACGTTTCAAGTGCAGAGGTCAACGACTACCCGGGCACAGTGGCGCCGCCGACATCCAAGGTTCTTGCTGCCAGCCAGGGAACCTTGAGCAACATTCGACTGCTGGATCCCGCCGTCGTTTCACCCACGTACAACCAGCTTCAGCAAATTCGCGGCTACTACTCGTTCAACGACACCCTCGACATTGACCGCTACCCGCTCGATAAGCGCACGCGCGGCGCAGTTGTCGCCGTTCGCGAGATCAACCTGAATGGAATCTCCGAAGGCCAGCGAAACTGGACCAACGATCGAACGGTCTACACCCACGGTTATGGCTTCGTGGCTGCCTATGACAACACTGCGCAGTCGACCGGACAGCCGGATTTCTTTGCAAGCAACATCCCGCCAGCGGGGGTTTTGCAGGCTAAGCAACCGCGGGTGTACTTCGGCGAGAACTCTCCTTCGTACAGCATCGTCGGTGCTCCTGAAGGTCAAGCTCCGGTCGAACTCGACTATCCCGATGATGCGAGCGCCACTGGTCAGAAGAACTACACGTATCAGGGCGGCGGTGGCGTGGCCATGGGATCCTTCTTTGACCGACTGTTGTTTGCTACGAAGTTCCAAGACTCGAACATCATCTTGTCGGATCTTGTAAATTCGGATTCCAGGATCTTGTTTGATCGGGATCCACTGACGCGCGTCAGCAAGGTTGCGCCTTGGTTGACTCTTGATCAGGATCCGTATCCCATCGTTGCCGACGGCGGTATCAAGTGGGTGGTCGATGGATACACGACCTCGAACAACTATCCGTATTCCAGTCGCGTATCGCTTTCCGACGCAACTAGTGATTCGCTGACCACGCGCACACTCGGCAATGGCATCACGCCAATTGATCAGATCAACTACATGCGCAACTCAGTCAAGGCCGTCGTTGATGCCTATGACGGCACCGTGACTTTGTACGCATGGGATGCAAAGGATCCGGTTCTGCAAACCTGGATGAAGGCCTTCCCTGACACTGTTGAGCCTCGATCAGCCATGACACCTGAAGTGCTTGCACACGTGCGATACCCGCAGGATGTATTCAAGGTGCAGCGCACGATCCTGAGCCGCTACCACGTGACCGATCCGGTCACCTTCTACAACGGCACTGACGTGTGGATCGTTCCCTTCGACCCCACAATCTCGCCGGCACAGGTGTTCCAGCCTCCGTACTACCTGACTTTGCAAATGCCCGGTCAGCTGGCACCGGCATTCTCTTTGACGTCGACATTCGCGCCTTCGCGTAGGCAGACCCTTGCCGGATTCATGGCGGTGAGTTCTGATCCGCTCAAGGACTACGGGAAGATACGTGTGCTCCAATTGCCGAGCAACACAACCATTCCCGGTCCCCAGCAAGTGCAGAACACATTTGAATCTGATCCGCTCGTCTCTTCGCAACTGTCCCTGCTTCGACGCGGAGGCTCCGAGGTGGAACTTGGCAATCTGCTCTCGTTGCCTTTCAACGATGGACTGCTCTACGTGGAGCCCGTGTACTTACGCGCTGCTTCCGACGGTTTTCCATTGCTGCAGAAGGTGTTGGTCGGCTATGGGCAGAACGTTGCAATGGAAGACACCCTTGTAGCGGCATTGAACAAGGTGTTCTCGATCTCGCCAGATTCTGGTGTCAACGCGATCCCCAATAGAAGCGATATCTCGCCAGGCGATACAGCCACGCCTTCACCTACACCTTCGGCTACTGCCAACGGCACTGCAGAATCGCAATTGAGTGAAGCCTTGTCTGATGCGCAGAAAGCATATGACGCCGGACTCGCAGCTTTGGCTAACGGTGACTTCACTTCGTACGACCAGGCGCAGAAGCGGCTCGCTGCTGCGCTGAAGCGTGCGGCAACGGCGCAGGCGAAAATCACGGGCAAGACCAACACGACTTGA
- a CDS encoding mycoredoxin, which produces MKMYCTPWCGYCTRLKAQFGREGIAFEEINIEADPEAAALVEQVNGGNQTVPTIIFQDGTALTNPSLAQVKAQLARA; this is translated from the coding sequence ATGAAGATGTACTGCACTCCCTGGTGTGGCTATTGCACCCGGCTTAAGGCCCAGTTTGGCCGTGAGGGAATTGCCTTCGAAGAGATCAACATCGAAGCCGACCCGGAGGCTGCGGCTCTGGTCGAGCAGGTCAACGGTGGCAATCAGACGGTGCCAACGATTATTTTCCAAGACGGCACCGCACTGACCAACCCATCACTGGCTCAGGTGAAGGCTCAGCTCGCCCGCGCCTAG
- a CDS encoding zinc-dependent metalloprotease, whose amino-acid sequence MSSDLPFGFGVGDSGQPFDMQALGAAFQQFGQMLSSAPAESGPVAWTIVEDVARKALQTTGDPVVADAELRSITAAVELANHWLDEACTFPECTVPAQAWSRAQWLESTMPVWRRVVEPIATQMQNAIPANIPAELSSMLGPLLGMVQQLSAVAFSNQLGNSLAGLAREVVSASDIGIPLTDGAVVALVPSNATQFGEGLEVAADDVRLYLALRECAHQRLFAHVPWLRARAIGALEAYVAGLHVDQDRLQDMLQDVDFANPEAMQELMTSGLMTPEDSEEQRAALARLETLLALVEGWVDDVVTEATHERLPAAVALRESMRRRRAAGGPAEKAFGSLVGLELRPRALREAATLFAAVRSQGGSGARDALWGHPDLLPDAEDLKDPLGFIERSAATDEDQ is encoded by the coding sequence ATGAGCAGCGATCTCCCCTTTGGCTTCGGCGTCGGTGATTCTGGCCAACCTTTCGACATGCAAGCCCTCGGCGCTGCTTTTCAGCAGTTCGGGCAGATGCTCTCGAGCGCTCCGGCCGAATCAGGGCCAGTGGCTTGGACCATCGTTGAGGATGTCGCCCGAAAGGCGCTGCAGACCACGGGTGACCCGGTTGTTGCAGATGCTGAGCTCCGATCGATCACCGCTGCTGTAGAACTTGCCAACCATTGGTTGGACGAGGCCTGCACCTTCCCCGAATGCACCGTTCCTGCGCAGGCCTGGAGTCGAGCGCAGTGGCTTGAATCCACCATGCCAGTCTGGCGCCGAGTGGTGGAACCCATCGCTACTCAAATGCAAAATGCAATTCCCGCGAATATCCCTGCTGAATTGAGCTCCATGCTCGGGCCATTGCTTGGCATGGTTCAGCAACTGAGCGCTGTGGCCTTCAGCAATCAACTGGGTAACTCACTGGCAGGCTTGGCACGCGAAGTGGTCAGCGCCTCCGATATCGGCATTCCGCTGACCGACGGCGCAGTGGTGGCTCTGGTGCCGAGCAACGCCACCCAGTTTGGCGAAGGACTTGAGGTGGCCGCTGATGATGTGCGGCTCTACTTGGCCCTGCGGGAGTGCGCGCACCAACGGCTCTTTGCTCATGTGCCATGGCTGCGCGCTCGCGCGATCGGTGCGCTCGAGGCCTATGTGGCTGGCTTGCATGTCGATCAGGATCGCCTGCAGGACATGCTTCAAGACGTCGACTTCGCCAACCCCGAAGCCATGCAGGAACTGATGACATCTGGCTTGATGACTCCCGAGGACAGCGAAGAGCAACGCGCAGCACTCGCACGACTTGAAACTCTGCTCGCTCTCGTTGAGGGCTGGGTTGACGACGTAGTGACAGAGGCGACGCACGAACGCCTGCCTGCCGCAGTTGCGCTGCGCGAATCGATGCGCCGCCGCCGGGCAGCGGGCGGCCCGGCCGAAAAGGCCTTCGGCTCTCTGGTCGGATTGGAGTTGCGCCCGCGAGCACTGCGCGAAGCGGCTACCTTGTTCGCCGCCGTACGCAGTCAGGGCGGCTCAGGCGCTCGCGATGCGCTTTGGGGTCACCCAGATCTCCTGCCAGATGCCGAAGATCTCAAGGATCCCCTTGGCTTCATTGAGCGCTCGGCAGCCACCGATGAAGACCAATAA
- a CDS encoding ammonium transporter yields MENINAADTAWVMVSAALVLLMTPGLALFYGGMVRAKSALNMIMMSFTALGVVTIVWLLVGYSLAFGTDSGGGLIGDLRNVGLVDALNQTVGAPGHRIPMLAYVMFQLTFAVVTTALLSGAIADRTKFGSWIVFTIVWSLLVYVPIAHWAFSFQDGTGGWIGDRLGALDFAGGTAVEINSGASALALALVVGHRLGFRRDPMRPHSLPLVLLGAGLLWFGWLGFNAGSALAANGLAATAMVNTQAAAAGAALSWIAYEKFRDGKATTLGIASGAVSGMVAITPACGFVTPLGALAIGLAAGIICAWAVGQKYRLGFDDSLDVVGVHGVGGFVGMVGIGLLAAVIVNPNGANGLFYGGGISLMGKQLLACAGTAAYAFCATWVIAMVIMRTMGFRVTPGDEMAGLDTTLHAESAYDLAGVAGGGVLGGMHPMSNRRPMSEDDNR; encoded by the coding sequence ATGGAGAACATCAACGCTGCCGACACCGCCTGGGTCATGGTGTCTGCAGCCCTCGTCCTGCTCATGACGCCCGGACTGGCTCTGTTCTACGGGGGCATGGTGCGGGCTAAGAGCGCCCTCAACATGATCATGATGAGCTTTACCGCGCTCGGTGTCGTCACCATCGTGTGGCTGCTCGTCGGCTACTCGTTGGCGTTTGGCACGGACTCCGGTGGAGGGTTGATCGGAGACCTGCGCAACGTCGGTCTCGTCGATGCCCTCAACCAGACCGTTGGCGCCCCGGGACATCGCATCCCGATGCTCGCCTACGTGATGTTCCAACTGACTTTCGCCGTGGTGACCACGGCGCTGCTCTCCGGTGCTATTGCGGACCGCACGAAGTTCGGCTCATGGATCGTCTTCACCATCGTGTGGAGCCTGCTGGTGTATGTCCCCATCGCCCACTGGGCCTTCTCCTTCCAGGACGGAACGGGTGGCTGGATAGGTGACCGGCTCGGGGCCCTGGACTTCGCGGGCGGCACCGCAGTGGAGATCAACTCCGGGGCGTCGGCGCTGGCCCTCGCGCTCGTCGTTGGGCATCGGCTCGGCTTCCGCCGCGACCCCATGCGTCCTCACAGCCTTCCGCTGGTGCTGCTCGGCGCCGGACTGCTGTGGTTCGGCTGGCTCGGGTTCAACGCCGGTTCAGCGCTCGCTGCAAATGGCTTGGCCGCCACGGCCATGGTCAACACCCAGGCAGCGGCCGCGGGTGCCGCGCTGTCGTGGATCGCCTACGAGAAGTTCCGCGACGGCAAGGCCACAACTCTAGGAATCGCCTCCGGCGCAGTTTCGGGCATGGTGGCAATCACTCCGGCCTGTGGGTTTGTCACGCCCCTAGGGGCCCTTGCTATCGGGCTCGCGGCGGGCATCATCTGTGCTTGGGCGGTGGGGCAGAAGTACCGGTTGGGCTTCGACGACTCTCTTGACGTCGTCGGTGTGCATGGCGTTGGCGGATTCGTCGGCATGGTCGGTATCGGCCTGCTTGCCGCAGTCATCGTCAATCCCAATGGCGCCAACGGGCTCTTCTACGGCGGTGGTATCAGCCTTATGGGCAAACAGCTCCTGGCCTGCGCCGGCACCGCCGCTTACGCCTTCTGCGCCACTTGGGTTATCGCCATGGTGATCATGCGCACGATGGGCTTCCGGGTGACGCCTGGGGATGAGATGGCCGGACTCGACACGACCCTGCATGCCGAGAGCGCGTACGACCTCGCCGGCGTCGCCGGCGGAGGCGTCCTGGGCGGAATGCACCCCATGAGCAACCGCCGTCCGATGTCCGAGGACGACAACCGGTAA
- a CDS encoding DUF5679 domain-containing protein, which produces MAEESYTGEAYCVKCKAKREFTGHVEETNGRRFAKGICPTCGTKVTRILGKA; this is translated from the coding sequence ATGGCCGAGGAGAGCTACACCGGCGAGGCGTACTGCGTGAAGTGCAAGGCAAAGCGCGAGTTCACCGGTCACGTTGAAGAGACCAATGGCCGTCGCTTCGCCAAGGGCATCTGCCCCACATGCGGAACCAAGGTCACCCGAATCCTGGGTAAGGCCTGA
- a CDS encoding ATP-dependent DNA helicase UvrD2, whose translation MTPESILASLDEEQRAVATSIGGPLVVLAGAGTGKTRAITHRIAYATATGAHEPRRTLAVTFTTRAAGEMRSRLHGLGVEGVSIRTFHSAALRQLRYFWPRISGQEFPQLLASKARFVAEAAASCGLPTDKAVVRDLASDIEWAKAHEFSPTDLGRDQRSLARVWSIDIADVARAYSAYDDLKARRGQLDFEDVLLVTVGALRSRPDILDEVHQNYRWFTVDEYQDINPVQHRLLGLWRGERQDVCVVGDVSQTIYSFTGASPEYLLNFRKEFTDATQIELVNCYRSTAPIVAAANAVIAQAATPGSLQLRAVRTGDSIKPAVQVYNDDVEEASEVAKRILDLIAKGTPAKEIAILFRVNAQSAELESALSDQGVPIMMRGVERFFDRAEVREAVTRLRGAARGGEHPGLLGDEVRSVLSAAGWSSEPPRSGGAVRERWESLTALIGLADEHPEVQLPAFIAVLDRRADAQHAPVADAVTLASLHSAKGLEWSVVFIVGCSDGLLPLQYAETDLAIEEERRLFYVGVTRAKDELYCSWSRSRQPGGRASRKPSPFLDAINATPSGGGSVRGRVHLGSGKQRAERVRKGPARCSNCGKALVTAPERTLGHCHACPVDHDEQTFESLRQWRLQLSREREVPAYVVCTDATLMAIAEQQPQTLDALAAIPGIGPAKLAEFGEALLDLVRN comes from the coding sequence GTGACTCCTGAGTCAATTCTGGCCTCCCTCGACGAGGAGCAGCGGGCTGTGGCCACCAGCATCGGAGGCCCACTTGTGGTGCTGGCTGGCGCCGGAACTGGAAAGACCCGAGCAATTACGCATCGCATTGCCTACGCCACTGCCACTGGGGCCCACGAGCCCCGGCGCACCCTGGCCGTCACCTTCACCACGAGGGCGGCAGGTGAAATGCGATCACGGCTGCATGGGCTCGGGGTTGAGGGCGTCAGCATCCGCACTTTTCACTCAGCGGCACTGCGGCAGTTGCGCTACTTCTGGCCACGCATCTCAGGGCAAGAGTTCCCGCAACTGCTCGCCAGCAAGGCTCGGTTTGTGGCTGAAGCTGCCGCGTCGTGTGGACTGCCGACTGACAAGGCAGTGGTTCGCGACCTCGCATCAGATATTGAGTGGGCCAAGGCGCATGAATTCAGCCCCACTGATCTTGGCCGTGATCAACGCTCGCTGGCTCGGGTCTGGAGCATCGACATCGCCGACGTTGCTCGTGCCTACTCGGCTTATGACGATCTGAAGGCGCGCCGGGGCCAGCTTGATTTCGAAGATGTGCTCTTGGTGACCGTCGGAGCTTTGCGTTCGCGTCCGGACATTCTCGACGAGGTGCATCAGAACTACCGCTGGTTCACCGTCGACGAATATCAGGACATCAACCCAGTGCAGCATCGACTGCTCGGATTGTGGCGAGGCGAACGTCAGGATGTCTGCGTTGTTGGTGATGTCAGCCAGACCATCTACTCCTTTACTGGAGCTTCACCTGAGTATCTTCTGAATTTCCGCAAGGAGTTCACCGATGCCACCCAGATTGAATTGGTGAACTGCTATCGCAGCACGGCTCCGATCGTTGCGGCCGCGAACGCAGTCATTGCCCAGGCGGCGACTCCCGGAAGTCTTCAACTGCGCGCTGTTCGTACTGGTGATTCGATCAAACCGGCGGTGCAGGTATACAACGACGATGTTGAAGAAGCCTCAGAAGTTGCCAAGCGCATTCTGGATCTCATTGCGAAGGGAACTCCAGCCAAGGAGATTGCAATTCTCTTTCGAGTCAATGCGCAATCGGCTGAACTTGAATCCGCCCTCAGCGATCAGGGTGTGCCAATAATGATGCGCGGAGTTGAGCGCTTCTTTGATCGAGCAGAGGTGCGCGAAGCCGTTACGCGTCTTCGTGGGGCTGCGCGTGGCGGTGAGCATCCGGGTCTGCTGGGCGACGAAGTGCGGTCAGTGTTGAGCGCGGCCGGCTGGTCATCCGAACCTCCCCGTTCTGGTGGCGCGGTGCGTGAGCGTTGGGAGTCCCTCACCGCATTGATCGGCTTGGCCGATGAACATCCCGAAGTCCAGCTTCCGGCATTCATCGCAGTGCTTGATCGCCGGGCCGACGCCCAACATGCGCCGGTCGCCGATGCTGTGACTCTGGCCTCGCTGCACTCGGCCAAGGGACTTGAGTGGAGTGTCGTCTTCATCGTTGGCTGCTCCGATGGTTTGCTGCCCTTGCAATATGCCGAAACCGATCTGGCCATTGAAGAGGAGCGCCGCCTGTTCTATGTCGGGGTCACCCGAGCCAAAGATGAGCTGTACTGCTCATGGTCGCGCTCGCGGCAGCCCGGTGGGCGGGCCAGCCGCAAGCCCAGTCCGTTCCTGGATGCCATCAACGCGACTCCGAGCGGGGGTGGAAGTGTGCGCGGCCGCGTGCACTTGGGCTCGGGCAAGCAGCGCGCGGAGCGAGTGCGCAAAGGTCCAGCACGCTGCTCCAATTGCGGCAAGGCATTGGTGACTGCGCCTGAGCGCACCCTTGGCCACTGTCACGCCTGTCCAGTTGATCACGATGAACAGACCTTTGAATCACTGCGCCAATGGCGGCTGCAACTTTCGCGGGAGCGCGAAGTGCCGGCATATGTCGTGTGCACGGATGCCACGCTGATGGCCATTGCTGAGCAGCAGCCGCAGACTCTCGATGCACTTGCGGCAATCCCTGGCATCGGGCCGGCAAAGTTGGCTGAGTTTGGTGAAGCGCTACTTGATCTCGTGCGCAATTAA
- a CDS encoding PDZ domain-containing protein, whose translation MAPPRLPMSKRARVLFLSAASLGLLLLVALLLPVPFIRLAPGPTFNVVGELEGKPVIQIDGTTTYPTTGQLDMTTVLESGGPRGGLTFVGALSSWFNASDAVIPRELIYPDDLSGADVAAEQEALFSSSESDAIGAAMNYLEEPVKVQAIISSVTAAAPASGLLEPGDVILSVNGTAVTDPAAVSKLVRAKPVGSTFTFSIQRDGKQQEVTVTSAASKTDPKIPYIGIGVGVSYLPDFHVSINVGNVGGPSAGLMLSVGIVDKLTPNDLAAGHVIAGTGTITPDGNVGPIGGIRQKLAGARSGGAELFLMPATHCKEAAGHIPDGLTLTPVKTLAEAVSAIENWTAGKTVPACPVQP comes from the coding sequence GTGGCTCCACCTCGCCTGCCGATGTCCAAGCGAGCGCGAGTGCTGTTCTTGAGTGCTGCAAGCCTGGGACTGCTGCTGCTCGTTGCCCTGCTGCTGCCTGTTCCATTTATTCGCCTTGCTCCCGGACCGACCTTCAACGTCGTAGGCGAGCTTGAAGGCAAGCCAGTAATCCAGATTGACGGAACCACGACCTATCCCACGACTGGCCAACTCGACATGACCACGGTCCTTGAGTCAGGTGGACCTCGGGGTGGGCTGACCTTTGTCGGTGCCCTTTCTTCATGGTTCAACGCCTCCGACGCCGTGATCCCGCGGGAGTTGATCTATCCCGACGATCTCTCGGGCGCCGATGTCGCGGCCGAGCAAGAGGCCCTGTTCAGCTCTTCAGAGTCCGATGCCATTGGTGCGGCAATGAATTACTTGGAAGAACCGGTCAAGGTTCAGGCGATCATTTCGTCCGTCACTGCCGCGGCGCCAGCTTCGGGATTGCTCGAGCCCGGTGACGTGATCCTCTCGGTCAACGGTACGGCAGTTACGGATCCTGCTGCAGTGAGCAAGCTCGTCCGCGCGAAGCCGGTGGGCAGCACATTTACTTTCTCGATTCAGCGCGATGGCAAGCAGCAGGAGGTCACGGTGACCTCTGCGGCAAGCAAGACCGATCCGAAGATTCCATACATCGGCATCGGCGTCGGAGTCAGCTACCTGCCTGATTTCCACGTCTCGATCAACGTCGGCAATGTTGGCGGTCCGAGTGCTGGCTTGATGCTGAGCGTCGGCATTGTTGACAAGCTCACCCCGAATGATCTTGCTGCCGGCCACGTCATCGCGGGCACGGGCACGATCACGCCCGATGGCAACGTTGGGCCAATTGGCGGCATCCGCCAGAAGCTGGCAGGTGCTCGATCCGGTGGGGCTGAGCTCTTCTTAATGCCAGCTACTCACTGCAAAGAGGCTGCCGGACATATTCCTGACGGGCTGACGTTGACGCCCGTCAAGACCTTGGCCGAGGCAGTGTCCGCTATTGAGAACTGGACTGCGGGCAAGACTGTCCCAGCCTGCCCTGTGCAGCCGTAG